The Acidianus manzaensis genome has a window encoding:
- a CDS encoding DUF211 domain-containing protein: protein MSIRRIVLDVLKPIKGSTIVDLAEKLNEIEGIDGVNISVTDMDVETMGLMVVVEGPNVNFEDIRKVLEEEGCAIHSIDEVASGNRIIEGRKGK, encoded by the coding sequence GTGAGTATAAGGAGAATCGTTCTTGATGTTTTAAAACCTATAAAAGGTTCTACAATAGTTGATTTAGCTGAAAAACTAAACGAGATAGAAGGCATAGATGGAGTCAATATTAGCGTTACTGATATGGACGTTGAGACTATGGGTTTAATGGTAGTAGTTGAAGGCCCTAATGTAAATTTTGAAGATATCAGGAAAGTATTAGAAGAAGAAGGATGCGCAATCCACAGCATTGATGAAGTAGCTAGTGGAAATAGAATAATAGAAGGTAGAAAAGGAAAATGA
- the speD gene encoding adenosylmethionine decarboxylase — protein sequence MMGVKQEIFPKVVGKQVYGNLYNCDENTLKNIEDLKRIVTNAAKIGNMTLLDIKAWKIGEGASVVAIILESHITIHTWPEYDFATVDVYSCGPHSDPKKAFMYIVEELKAKRYIMNEADRSSDF from the coding sequence ATGATGGGGGTAAAGCAAGAAATATTTCCTAAAGTAGTCGGAAAGCAAGTCTATGGAAATCTCTATAACTGTGATGAAAACACTTTAAAGAACATAGAAGATTTAAAGAGAATAGTTACTAATGCTGCAAAAATTGGAAATATGACTCTCCTTGATATTAAAGCCTGGAAGATTGGAGAAGGAGCTAGTGTTGTAGCTATAATTTTAGAAAGTCATATTACAATTCATACCTGGCCGGAATATGATTTTGCAACAGTTGATGTTTACTCTTGTGGACCTCATTCTGACCCTAAAAAAGCTTTTATGTATATAGTAGAAGAATTAAAAGCAAAAAGATATATTATGAATGAGGCTGATAGATCATCAGACTTTTAA
- a CDS encoding TIGR00269 family protein — protein MKCDICKSKDAVIYQPYSGRRLCKDCFIDDVRRRVREEAEKQGILKANKVLLAVSGGKDSLTLADTLASIVNPKKLIAFNIVEGISGYNRKEAAMKLKKYLDDLGIELISSSFKEEVGYSLDEMISSSKNRGLNIAACTFCGGFRRKLINNAGWKVKADLVATGHNLDDEAQTIIVNLLRGDIKRLVRLGDVPLKLSDRFVLRVKPLRKVYEWETTMYAYFKGFEFQDVECPYISQKPTLRARVRDLLYLIEEKNPGSLMRIVEEFDLISDNIKNNTSREELPRCKICGDPTSYGRDICKNCELLIKSGLMDQKYLFMS, from the coding sequence ATGAAATGCGACATATGCAAATCAAAAGATGCAGTGATATATCAACCTTATTCTGGAAGGAGACTTTGCAAAGATTGCTTTATTGATGATGTAAGGAGGAGAGTTAGGGAAGAAGCTGAAAAACAAGGAATATTAAAAGCTAATAAAGTGTTATTGGCTGTATCTGGAGGAAAGGATAGTTTAACTTTGGCTGATACTTTGGCATCTATTGTTAATCCTAAGAAGCTTATAGCTTTTAATATTGTAGAAGGAATTTCTGGTTATAATAGAAAAGAAGCTGCAATGAAATTAAAGAAATATTTAGATGATTTAGGTATTGAACTTATTTCTTCTTCCTTTAAGGAAGAAGTAGGCTATTCTTTAGACGAAATGATTTCGTCGTCAAAGAATAGGGGCTTAAATATTGCAGCATGTACATTCTGTGGAGGTTTTAGGAGGAAGCTTATAAATAATGCAGGCTGGAAAGTTAAGGCTGATTTAGTAGCCACAGGTCATAATTTAGATGATGAAGCTCAGACTATTATTGTAAATTTATTGAGAGGAGATATAAAAAGGCTAGTAAGACTAGGTGATGTTCCACTCAAGTTAAGTGATAGGTTTGTTCTTAGAGTTAAGCCTCTTAGAAAGGTTTATGAGTGGGAAACAACTATGTACGCATACTTTAAGGGATTTGAATTTCAAGATGTAGAATGTCCTTATATTTCTCAAAAGCCTACTTTGAGAGCTAGAGTAAGGGATTTGCTCTATCTTATCGAAGAGAAAAATCCAGGTAGTTTAATGAGAATAGTTGAGGAATTTGATTTGATATCTGATAATATCAAAAATAATACAAGCAGAGAAGAACTACCTAGATGTAAGATATGTGGTGATCCAACAAGTTATGGAAGAGATATCTGTAAAAATTGTGAACTTTTAAT
- a CDS encoding PolB1-binding protein PBP2 family protein — METDLEIAEKYFKKYLSVGEIIAVRDLKALGVKEPEKVIAELMEKGVIEKGEGCYNLVRSKK, encoded by the coding sequence GATAGCAGAAAAATATTTTAAAAAATATCTTTCTGTTGGAGAAATTATAGCAGTTAGAGATTTAAAAGCTCTAGGAGTTAAAGAGCCTGAGAAAGTTATAGCAGAGCTTATGGAAAAAGGAGTAATAGAAAAAGGAGAAGGATGTTATAACCTAGTGAGGAGTAAAAAGTAA